In a genomic window of Micromonospora cremea:
- the proB gene encoding glutamate 5-kinase, giving the protein MGTQPGRTAPTTQNGRVRDAVTAARRVVVKIGSSSLTTATGGLADERVDALVDTLGRLATEGRELVLVSSGAIAAGLAPLGLTRRPRDLATQQAAASVGQGLLIGRYAAAFARHGLTVGQVLLTVDDVTRRAHYRNAYRTLRKLLDLRAVPIVNENDTVATEEIRFGDNDRLAALVAALVHADLLVLLSDVDALWTGDPTRPHSTRITEVRDENDLAGITIGGAGRSGVGTGGMVTKVEAARIATGFGIPVVLTAAGLAAPALAGETVGTLFHPQRQRPAARLFWLAHATSPRGRLHLDPGAVAAVVGRRKSLLPAGITAVDGAFTAGDPVDLVDAGGAPVARGLVNYDAVELPGLLGRSTSELAAALGPAYEREVVHRDDLVLL; this is encoded by the coding sequence ATGGGAACGCAACCGGGCCGCACCGCACCGACCACGCAGAATGGGCGGGTGCGCGACGCAGTCACGGCGGCCCGGCGGGTCGTCGTCAAGATCGGGTCCTCCTCGTTGACCACCGCCACCGGCGGGCTGGCCGACGAGCGGGTCGACGCGCTGGTCGACACCCTCGGTCGGCTCGCCACCGAGGGGCGCGAGCTGGTGCTCGTCTCCTCGGGCGCGATCGCCGCCGGCCTGGCCCCACTCGGGCTGACCCGACGCCCGCGCGACCTCGCCACCCAGCAGGCCGCCGCCAGCGTCGGGCAGGGCCTGCTCATCGGCCGGTACGCGGCGGCGTTCGCCCGGCACGGGCTGACCGTCGGGCAGGTGCTGCTCACCGTCGACGACGTGACCCGGCGGGCGCACTACCGGAACGCGTACCGCACCCTGCGCAAGCTGCTCGACCTGCGCGCGGTGCCGATCGTCAACGAGAACGACACGGTCGCCACCGAGGAGATCCGGTTCGGCGACAACGACCGGCTGGCCGCCCTGGTGGCCGCGCTCGTGCACGCCGACCTGCTGGTGCTCCTCTCCGACGTGGACGCGCTCTGGACCGGTGACCCGACCCGACCGCACTCCACCCGGATCACGGAGGTCCGCGACGAGAACGACCTCGCCGGGATCACCATCGGGGGGGCCGGGCGGTCCGGCGTCGGCACCGGCGGCATGGTGACCAAGGTCGAGGCGGCCCGGATCGCCACCGGCTTCGGCATCCCTGTGGTGCTCACCGCCGCCGGCCTGGCCGCCCCCGCGCTGGCCGGCGAGACGGTCGGCACGCTGTTCCACCCGCAGCGGCAGCGCCCGGCGGCCCGACTGTTCTGGCTGGCCCACGCCACCTCACCCCGAGGTCGGCTGCACCTCGACCCGGGCGCGGTGGCCGCCGTCGTCGGGCGGCGCAAGTCGCTGCTGCCGGCCGGCATCACCGCCGTCGACGGGGCGTTCACCGCCGGGGACCCGGTGGACCTGGTGGACGCCGGCGGCGCGCCGGTCGCGCGCGGGCTGGTCAACTACGACGCGGTGGAGCTGCCCGGGCTGCTCGGTCGCTCCACCTCCGAACTCGCCGCGGCGCTCGGCCCGGCGTACGAACGGGAGGTCGTCCACCGCGACGACCTCGTCCTGCTGTAA
- a CDS encoding glutamate-5-semialdehyde dehydrogenase: MSVSEQARRARAAAETLAVATRTAKDAALAAMADALVARTPEILAANATDLAAGREAGLSAAVLDRLALDAGRVAGIADALRQMAALPDPVGEVVRGSTLPNGLELRQIRVPFGVVGIIYEARPNVTVDAAGICLKSGNAALLRGSSSAAHSNAALVAVLRDAVAGAGLPADTVQLLDASSRESVKELMRARGLVDVLIPRGGASLIRTVVEESTVPVIETGVGNCHVYVDAAADVAQAVAVTLNAKTQRLSTCNTAESLLVHADVADAFLPPMLAAFAEAGVTVHGSPEVTGHSAAVVPATEEDYATEYLSADISVAVVDSLDAAVAHIRRYGTGHTEAILTDSASAAREFVARVDAAAVMVNASTRFTDGGEFGFGAEIGISTQKLHARGPMGLPELTSTKYVVTGAGHLR; this comes from the coding sequence ATGAGCGTCAGCGAGCAGGCCCGGCGGGCCCGGGCGGCGGCGGAGACGCTGGCCGTGGCGACGCGTACCGCCAAGGACGCCGCGCTGGCCGCGATGGCCGACGCGCTGGTGGCGCGTACACCGGAGATCCTGGCCGCGAACGCGACGGACCTGGCGGCCGGCCGGGAGGCCGGGCTGAGCGCGGCCGTGTTGGACCGGCTCGCGCTCGACGCGGGCCGGGTGGCCGGCATCGCCGACGCGCTGCGCCAGATGGCCGCGCTGCCCGACCCGGTCGGCGAGGTGGTCCGCGGCTCGACCCTGCCCAACGGGCTGGAGCTGCGCCAGATCCGGGTGCCGTTCGGGGTGGTCGGCATCATCTACGAGGCGCGCCCCAACGTGACCGTGGACGCGGCCGGGATCTGCCTGAAGTCCGGCAACGCGGCGCTGCTGCGCGGGTCGTCGTCGGCCGCGCACTCCAACGCCGCGCTCGTCGCGGTGCTGCGCGACGCGGTCGCCGGGGCCGGGCTGCCGGCCGACACGGTGCAACTGCTCGACGCCAGCTCCCGCGAATCGGTCAAGGAGTTGATGCGCGCCCGGGGGCTGGTCGACGTGCTGATCCCGCGCGGCGGCGCGTCGCTGATCCGCACCGTGGTCGAGGAGTCGACCGTGCCGGTCATCGAGACCGGGGTCGGCAACTGCCACGTCTACGTGGACGCCGCCGCGGACGTGGCGCAGGCCGTGGCGGTGACGCTGAACGCCAAGACACAACGGCTGTCCACCTGCAACACCGCCGAGTCGCTGCTGGTGCACGCGGACGTCGCCGACGCGTTCCTCCCGCCGATGCTGGCCGCGTTCGCCGAGGCCGGGGTGACCGTGCACGGCTCGCCCGAGGTGACCGGACATTCCGCCGCCGTGGTCCCGGCCACCGAGGAGGACTACGCCACCGAGTACCTCTCGGCGGACATCTCCGTCGCGGTCGTCGACTCGCTCGACGCGGCGGTCGCGCACATCCGGCGGTACGGCACCGGGCACACCGAGGCGATTCTCACCGACTCGGCGAGCGCGGCCCGGGAGTTCGTCGCCCGGGTGGACGCGGCGGCGGTGATGGTGAACGCCTCGACCCGGTTCACGGACGGGGGCGAGTTCGGTTTCGGCGCGGAGATCGGCATCTCGACGCAGAAGCTGCACGCCCGGGGCCCGATGGGCCTGCCCGAGCTGACCAGCACCAAGTACGTGGTCACCGGGGCCGGGCACCTGCGCTAG
- a CDS encoding prenyltransferase/squalene oxidase repeat-containing protein, which translates to MVDLDAAIGFVVAHGDAVERARLSWLRNGTPVLAELLETAEVGQAPDGGWPATWGGEIASIDATCFRLAELDDLGALGRPAARRALDWLASRQQADGGWDEDPTLADSAPEWARPGDPEAGLFLTANAGFWLTVAGLDARAAGPLDHRVGGAYAGVVQAAAHSLAKRLRPDGSWPSFLAAGWLSAAVLHRQDMFQESARIQVVLAERMPKMSPGDVAWLAATLRRVGIDPQDWIMVRALRRLTETQRSDGGWESDDGHQFDVHSTLSAIRACRPAALT; encoded by the coding sequence GTGGTCGACTTGGATGCCGCGATCGGGTTCGTCGTGGCGCACGGGGACGCGGTGGAGCGTGCCCGCCTCTCCTGGTTGCGCAACGGCACGCCGGTGCTCGCCGAGCTGCTGGAGACGGCCGAGGTCGGCCAGGCACCCGACGGGGGCTGGCCGGCGACCTGGGGCGGCGAGATCGCCTCGATCGACGCCACCTGCTTCCGGCTCGCCGAGCTGGACGACCTGGGTGCGCTCGGTCGTCCCGCCGCACGCCGGGCACTGGACTGGCTGGCCTCGCGCCAGCAGGCCGACGGCGGCTGGGACGAGGACCCGACGCTGGCCGACTCGGCTCCGGAGTGGGCCCGCCCCGGCGACCCCGAGGCAGGGCTGTTCCTCACGGCCAACGCCGGCTTCTGGCTCACCGTGGCCGGCCTGGACGCCCGTGCCGCGGGCCCGCTCGATCACCGGGTCGGAGGGGCGTACGCGGGGGTGGTGCAGGCGGCCGCCCACTCGCTCGCCAAACGGCTGCGCCCGGACGGCAGTTGGCCGTCCTTCCTCGCCGCCGGCTGGCTGAGCGCGGCCGTGCTGCACCGGCAGGACATGTTCCAGGAGTCGGCGCGGATCCAGGTGGTGCTCGCCGAGCGGATGCCCAAGATGTCCCCGGGGGACGTGGCCTGGCTGGCGGCCACGCTGCGTAGGGTCGGCATCGACCCGCAGGACTGGATCATGGTGCGGGCCCTGCGCCGGCTGACCGAGACCCAGCGCAGTGACGGCGGCTGGGAGAGCGACGACGGGCACCAGTTCGACGTGCACTCCACGCTGTCCGCCATCCGGGCGTGCCGGCCAGCGGCGCTCACCTGA
- the moeZ gene encoding adenylyltransferase/sulfurtransferase MoeZ: MSLPPLVEPAAELTVDEIRRYSRHLIIPDVGVAGQKRLKNARVLCVGAGGLGSPALLYLAAAGVGTLGIIDFDTVDESNLQRQVIHGVSDVGRSKAESAAASIREINPLVNVEIHNTALDRENVREIFARYDLIVDGTDNFATRYMVNDAAVLLGKPYVWGSIYRFDGQASVFWAEHGPCYRCLYPEPPPPGMVPSCAEGGVLGVLCASIGSIQVNEAIKLLTGIGEPLVGRLMVYDALEMEYRKIKVRKDPNCALCGENPTVTDLLEDYEDFCGAVSEEAQEATVDSTITALELKEWQDAGKDIFLVDVREPAEYEIVRIPGATLIPKGDIISGEALAQLPQDRQIVLHCKSGVRSAEALAALKAAGFRDAVHVQGGVLSWIKQVDPALPAY; encoded by the coding sequence GTGTCGCTACCCCCGCTCGTCGAGCCCGCCGCCGAGCTGACCGTTGACGAGATCCGCCGCTACTCCCGCCACCTGATCATTCCGGACGTCGGGGTGGCCGGGCAGAAGCGGTTGAAGAACGCCCGGGTGCTCTGTGTCGGCGCCGGTGGCCTCGGCTCACCGGCCCTGCTGTACCTGGCCGCGGCCGGGGTCGGCACGCTCGGCATCATCGACTTCGACACCGTCGACGAGTCCAACCTCCAGCGCCAGGTCATCCACGGCGTGTCCGACGTCGGCCGGTCCAAGGCCGAGTCCGCCGCCGCGTCGATCCGCGAGATCAACCCGCTGGTCAACGTGGAGATCCACAACACCGCGCTGGACCGGGAGAACGTCCGCGAGATCTTCGCCCGGTACGACCTGATCGTCGACGGCACCGACAACTTCGCCACCCGGTACATGGTCAACGACGCGGCGGTTCTGCTCGGCAAGCCGTACGTCTGGGGCTCGATCTACCGCTTCGACGGCCAGGCGTCGGTGTTCTGGGCCGAGCATGGCCCCTGCTACCGGTGCCTCTACCCGGAGCCGCCGCCGCCCGGCATGGTGCCGTCCTGCGCGGAGGGCGGCGTGCTCGGTGTCCTCTGCGCGTCGATCGGCTCGATCCAGGTGAACGAGGCGATCAAGCTGCTCACCGGCATCGGCGAGCCGCTGGTCGGCCGGCTGATGGTCTACGACGCGCTGGAGATGGAATACCGCAAGATCAAGGTCCGCAAGGACCCGAACTGCGCGCTCTGCGGCGAGAACCCGACGGTCACCGACCTGCTGGAGGACTACGAGGACTTCTGCGGCGCGGTCTCCGAGGAGGCCCAGGAGGCGACGGTCGACTCGACCATCACCGCGCTGGAGCTCAAGGAGTGGCAGGACGCCGGCAAGGACATCTTCCTGGTCGACGTCCGGGAGCCGGCCGAGTACGAGATCGTCCGGATCCCCGGCGCCACCCTGATCCCCAAGGGCGACATCATCTCCGGTGAGGCGCTGGCCCAGTTGCCGCAGGACCGGCAGATCGTGCTGCACTGCAAGTCCGGCGTCCGCTCGGCGGAGGCGCTCGCCGCGCTCAAGGCGGCCGGATTCCGCGACGCCGTGCACGTGCAGGGCGGCGTGCTCTCCTGGATCAAGCAGGTCGACCCCGCGCTGCCCGCGTACTGA
- a CDS encoding DUF3152 domain-containing protein: MTPSSPYGPPRPPGPFGRSAYRARDVRSAVVRMRRRRRRSMLLGLLLLAVAAGVTVTRDGEPPAEAPPVTHGRMGHGGGVGAHPAPTSYPSVGAGRFTAADGETALHGEDGPLRRYRVAVERGTGQDADAFAATVDGVLADPRSWIASGELRVQRVADAGAADFTIYLATPVTSERMCAEGGLTTERYTSCRLPGQVIINLARWLEAVPDYGAPLETYRTYVINHEVGHEFGEEHEACPGPGEPAPVMQQQTYGLEGCVANAWPYLDGRRYAGDIVP, translated from the coding sequence ATGACGCCGTCGTCCCCTTACGGCCCGCCACGGCCGCCCGGCCCGTTCGGCCGGTCGGCGTACCGGGCCCGGGACGTGCGGTCCGCGGTCGTCCGGATGCGCCGACGACGCCGTCGCAGCATGCTGCTCGGCCTGCTCCTGCTCGCCGTCGCCGCCGGAGTGACGGTGACCCGCGATGGCGAACCGCCGGCCGAGGCGCCACCCGTCACCCATGGCCGGATGGGTCATGGCGGTGGAGTGGGCGCGCACCCGGCACCCACCAGCTACCCGTCGGTCGGCGCGGGACGGTTCACCGCGGCCGACGGCGAAACTGCACTGCACGGTGAGGACGGGCCGCTGCGTCGTTACCGGGTCGCCGTCGAACGCGGCACCGGCCAGGACGCCGACGCCTTCGCCGCCACGGTGGACGGGGTGCTGGCCGACCCGCGCAGCTGGATCGCCTCCGGCGAGCTGCGGGTGCAGCGGGTGGCCGACGCCGGTGCCGCCGACTTCACCATCTACCTCGCCACCCCGGTCACGTCTGAGCGGATGTGCGCCGAGGGCGGCCTGACCACCGAGCGCTACACCTCCTGCCGGCTCCCCGGCCAGGTCATCATCAACCTGGCCCGCTGGCTGGAGGCGGTCCCCGACTACGGCGCACCGCTGGAGACGTACCGGACCTACGTGATCAACCACGAGGTCGGCCACGAGTTCGGCGAGGAGCACGAGGCCTGTCCGGGCCCGGGCGAGCCGGCGCCGGTGATGCAGCAGCAGACGTACGGCCTGGAGGGCTGCGTCGCCAATGCCTGGCCGTACCTCGACGGCCGCCGATACGCGGGGGACATCGTCCCCTGA